Below is a genomic region from Mycolicibacter hiberniae.
TCGGGGCTCATGACCGCCGCTCCTCGGCATCGCTGCGCTCTGCCTCGTCAACGTCGGGGCTCATGGGCGCCACGCTAGCCGACGCCGGCGACACCCGGCGCCGGTGACTCACAGGTGCGCGTCGATCCAGCCGACGACCTCGTCGAGCACCTGCGCGCGCTGCGGTTCGTTGAATACTTCGTGGTAGAGACCCGGATAGACGGTCAACTGCACGTCGCTGGAGCCGGCGTGCTCCGCCAGGCGCCTGCTGCCCGCAGCGGGCACCAGCCCATCGTCTTCGCCATGCACCACCAGCAGCGGCGCAGTGAGCGCCTGCGCCCGCGTCGGCATGGTCTCGCCGACCTTGATCAGCGCCCGGGCCACACCGGCCGGCACCCGCCCGTGGTGGACCAGCGGGTCCGCGTCGTACGCCGCCACCACCGCCGGGTCACGCGAGACCAGGGCACTGTCGAGCTTCTCCACCGGCAGGCCCGGCGCGACCACCCCGAGCGCTTTGGCCACCCAGGCCAATCCCGGTGAGACGACGTCGGCCATGCCAACCGCCGGTCCGGACAGCACCATCAGTTGGTAGTCGTCGGGCCGGTCCACGCCGTAGCTGAACACGATCGCCCCGCCCATGCTGTGCCCGAGCACCACGCGCGGCACTCCGGGGTGCTCCCGGGCGGCGATTCCGGTCAGCGTGTGGAAGTCGGCGGTGTACTCGGCGATGTCGCGGCACAGCACTCGACGGCCACCCGAGCGAGCGTGCCCCCGGTGGTCGAGGGCATAGGTCACCAGACCCGCCGCACCGAAACGGTCCGCGACATGGTCATACCGCCGGGCGTGTTCGCCGAATCCGTGCGCAAGCACCACCACCGCGCGCGGCGCGTCCGGCGGTGTCCACGTGTCGTAGACGATCGGCACCTGGCGGACACCCTCGAAGGTTCGTTCGGTGCGGGTCACGGCCATCAGGGCAGCGTAACGGGCGGCAAGTGCGTCGAGGTAACCTCGCCAGCCATGGGACGAGTCGAGGGCAAAGTTGCGCTGATCAGCGGCGGCGCGCGGGGAATGGGCGCAGCACACACCCGGGCACTGGCCGCCGAGGGAGCGAAGGTCGTGATCGGTGACGTCCTCGAGGACGAGGGCAATCGGCTGGCCGACGAATTGGGGGCCGACACCGCACGGTTCGTCCGTCTCGACGTCACCCAGGCCGAGCAGTGGCAGGCGGCTGTACAGACCGCAGTCGACGCCTTCGGCAGCCTCGACGTGCTGGTGAACAACGCCGGGATCGCCAAGTACAACGCCCTGGAGAACTTCGACCTGGCCACCTGGCAACAGGTCCTGGACGTCAACCTGACCGGGACCATGCTGGGTATGCACGCGGCCGTCGCCCCGATGAAGGCCGCCGGCGGCGGCTCCATCATCAACATCTCCTCGGTGGAGGGGATGCGCGGCACCGCAGGCCTCTACGGCTACGTCGCATCGAAGTGGGGGGTGCGCGGGCTGGCCAAGGCCGCGGCCGTCGAACTCGCCCCGCACAACATCCGGATCAACAGCGTGTTGCCCGGGCTGATCCGCACCAGGATGACGATCGCCATCCCCGATGACTCGCTGCAGATCCCGCTGGGCCGCGGCGCCAAGTCGGCAGAGGTGTCCACCGCGGTGGTGTTTCTGGCCTCCGACGAGTCCTCCTACATGACCGGGTCCGACCTGGTCATCGACGGCGGGCTGTCCGCGGGCATTCCGCACAAGACGGGCTAAGGCGGCATTTTCCCAGCTGAGGACACCTACCAGAGGCACTTCTGGAACGTGTTCTATGATGGCCGGTCATGAAGACCAAGGGCGCATTGCTGTGGGAGCTGAACTCGCCGTGGCGGGTCGACGAGATCGAGTTGGGCGACCCTGTCGAAGGCGAAGTCCAGGTCCGGATGCACGCCGCGGGAATGTGCCACTCCGACTACCACGTCACCACCGGGGCCACCCCGATCGGTCTGCCGGCGCTGGGCGGCCACGAGGGTGCCGGGGTGATCACCAAGGTCGGCAAGTCGGTGACGGGCCTGGAAGAGGGCGACCATGTCGTGATGGCCTTCATCCCGGCGTGCGGTGCCTGCCCGCCGTGCATGAAGGGCTTCCGCTCGCTGTGTGATCGCGGCGCGGTGCTGCTGGGCGGCAAAGCCATCGCCGACGGCACGAACCGAATCCACGCCGGCTCCCACGCGGTCTCCCCGATGAACCTGCTCGGCACGTTCGCGCCCTACATGACCGTGCATCAGGACTCCGTCGTCAAGATCGACAAGGACATCCCGTTCCAGACCGCCGCGATCATGGGTTGCGCGGTGCCTACCGGGTTCGGCTCGGCCACCAACGTCGCGGAGGTGAAGCCCGGCGAGACCGTCATCATCGTCGGGGTCGGCGGGATCGGCATGAGCGCCCTGCAGGGTGCGGTGCTCTCGGGCGCCCGGCGGGTGATCGCCATCGACCCGGTTCCCTTCAAGCGCGATCAAGCCGTCAAGTTCGGCGCCACCGGTGTGTATCCGTCGATGGCCGAGGCGATCATGCCGGTGATGGAGGAGACCTGGGGCCTGATGGCCGACAAGGTGATCATTGCCGTCGGGGACATGAAGGGCGAGTACATCGAAGAGGCGATGACACTGACCGCCAAGACCGGCACCTGCGTGGTGACCGGAATGGGCGCGATGGCCGACGCCGACGTCAAGCTGAACCTTTTCCTGTTCACCATGCTGCAGAAGACGTTGAAGGGCAACATCTTCGGCGGCGGTAGCTCGCACATCGAGACGCCCCGGCTGGCGGCCCTGTACAAGTCCGGCCTGCTCAAGCTCGACGAGATGATCACCACGACCTACAAGCTCGAAGACGTCAACGCCGGCTACCAGGACATGGTGGACGGCAAGAACATCCGCGGCGTGATCACCTACGACGAGTCGGACTGGTAGGCCATCACTGCTTGTCTCGGGGCAGCCGGCAGCCGGTGTAACCGGACACCACGAGGTTTCCCCGGTAACCGATTTTGATGAAAAGCCCGGTGGGGCCGTAGAAACCGACGTCGTGATTGCCCGGCTGGTTCGCCATCACCTGTACCTCGGTGGCGTCCAGCTTCGCAGCCGCCTCTTTGGCGATCTTTTCGAGCTTTGCCCAGGCCTGCTCTGACACGTCGACATTCTGCGCAATGGCGTTGGGGAGGAAGTACCGTTTGCCGTCGGTCTGCTCATAGGGCCGCTCGCATCGACCGCCCGAACCCTCGTGGATGGTCTCCCAGCTGACAGATGAGATGACCTCGCTTGCGGCCGTGGTTATCTCGTCCATCGCCGCCTGTACCTGGGTTTGGGTCTCCTCGAAGGACGGCAGAGATCTGAGCACGTCCAGGGCCTCTGCGGCCACGCTGGGCGGAGTGGGTTCATAAGGTTGAGACACGTGACATCCTGCGGTTAGTGCGGCGATGGCCAAGACAGCGGACAGGCATCGTCGCGGCTGGGGTGGGGATATGTGGTGATCCGTCAATTTCCTCGAACCGCCTTGTCGCCGAGACCGGCCAGGACCGCGGCGATGTTGTAGTTGGTCGTCCGAATTCCTCCTCCGTCGGGGAAGCGCGGGTAATCGCTGTGGCCGTGCGCTTCCTGCAGCACGATGGCGCCGCCATGCCCGTCGGGCACGCTAGCGGCACCGGTGGCCAGTCGGGTGAATTCGGGGTTGGTGGCCGGGTTCGATCCGAAATCGCCGAATTCGTTGTTGAGGTAGGTGCCCAGGATCGGAATGCCCTGGCCCACCGCCCTGGCGTCGTAGGCCCATTGGATGGGGTCATCGGGGGTTTCCATCGCGTAGACCTGGCCGGCGTGCAGCTGCAGTTGCTCCGGCGTGGAGGCTGCGATTCCGGGGGACCCGTAGAACAGCGCCCGCGATACCCCGTGATCACCGGCCTCCTGCAGCGCCAGCCCGGTGGTCAGTGAACCGTAGGAATGCCCGATCGCGGTCAGATCGGCGGGACCGCCGAGGTGCGAGGCCTGTATCCCGTCGTAGAAGCGGGCCAGATCGCGGGCGCCGGCCCGGGCAAGCTCGTCGTGGGCGACGCCCCAGATCCCGGACAGGGAAGCGGTTTTGTCGTCGAAGCCGGGCACCTGCGGCGGGTCGTAACCGATCCAGGCGATCGTCGAAACGGAATCTGTTGCGTGCCCGGGGGTAAGTCCCAACTGCCGCAGGGCCTCTTGCTGGAGGTTGGTCGCCTCTTCGGTCATTCCCCCGATGCTGCCGTGCACCGTGGTGTTGAGTCCGGGGGCGGTGACCGATACGTGGGTCGCCTTATCCGGATCGCCGACCGCGATGGCGGCACGGGCCTGCGTGCCGCTTTCGGTGTCCAACAGCATCAGCTTGCGGTCCGGGCTGGCACTGACAGCCGAATCGACGGCCTGCAGGTCGGCCAGATACTTCGAGCCATCGCGCGCGGCGTCGTACTGGCGCTGCCAGTTCTCGTAGGCCACCCGGTCGTCGAATATTGCGCCCGGCTTGTTGGGACGCGGAATATTCTCGCCGGCAGCCCAGTCCGGGTGCTGGTTCTGCAACGCCTGCGCCTGCGCCGCGGCGGACTGTGCGCGCGCGAGTTCCTCGGCCAGGTGCCGCTTGTTGTAGTGGTCGTAGCCCAGGCCGTCCGGCGGGTCACAGGGCATCCCCGGATGGTTGCCGATGTTGTTGTCGGAGTTGTAGAGCCACTCCTTCTGTCCGGGCGTCAGGCTGTTCCAGAAGTCGTGGAACTGCTGTGGATCGTCGGGCACCGGTCCCGGTGGCGGCGCCGGAGCATCCGCGTCGAACCCGTCCAGGGCGTCGGCGGCGTCGTAGCCACCCTTCTCCCGCAGGTTCGTCAGGCCCTGCTGCAGTGTTTTGGCATAGGTGGTGCGGATGACGGTGCCGTTGTGCAGGGCGGTCGCGGTGTCGTCCTGAGCAAGCCGGCGGCACTGGGCGATCTCGGCGGCGTAGTCGTGGCCCTGGCTCTCCAGTTCCAGGCACTGCCCGATGCGGGCGTCCAGGACGATCAGGTTGGCGTTGAGTGCGGTGATGTTGGCCTGGGATGCGGCGCGGGCTTGGGCCAGGGTTGCGGCGATGACGCCCAGGTCGGCGGCGATCTGGCCGAGTTGCGCGTTGGTGGCGTGCAGGCCGTCTTTGACGCGCTGGACTTCGGCGCCGTCGTTGATGGGTTGCTCGCCGTTTTCGCGGTTGTACTGCGTGAAGTGTTCTTGGGCGGCTTGGAAGGCATCTTCGGCGGCGGTGGCCGAGCCGGCAGCGGAGTGAAAGGCCTTGGCCAGGAAGTTGATCTGGGTGGGGCTGCCCGCCTGCAGGCTGTCGTCGATCGCCCACGGGTCACCGCCGGCCTGTCCGATGAGGTCGCCGATCTGCAGGTGCGCGAGGGCGGGACGGCTCACGCGGAGCCACCGGCGGCAGCACCGGCGCCGGTGTCGACCGACATCGCCTCCCACCTCCGTATCACCTCGGCGGTTGCAGTGAGACTACCGGCACCCACCGGGTCGCGCGCTAGCCTTGAGAGCCATGACCGGCCTGCTCGATGTGCGACGGGCCGCCGAACGCGCCGCCACCCGCACTCCGTGGCTGACCTCGCGGCATTCGTTTTCGTTCAACGACTACTACGACCCGGACAACACCCATCACGGCTTGCTGCTGGTCAACAACGATGACCTCGTCGCGCCGTCCGCCGGATTCGACACCCATCCCCACCGTGACGCCGAGATCGTCACGTGGGTGTTGTCCGGGGCGTTGAGTCATCGCGATTCGATCGGCAACGCCGGCGTCATCCATCCCGGCCTGGCGCAGCGCATGTCGGCGGGCACCGGAATTCTGCATTCGGAGCGCAACGAATCAGCTTCCGAGCCGGTGCATTTCGTCCAGATGTGGGTCATGCCGGACGCGCCGGGACGCGAACCGGCCTACCAGCAGCGCGAGATCGGGGACGCGCTGGCGGGCGGGCGCCTGGTAACGGTCGCCTCAGGCCGCGATCCGGACGCCATGATCGGCGTGGGCAACGCCGACGCCACCTTTTACGCCGCTCGCCTGCGTCCCGGCGACCGCATCGCGGTGCCCGATGCGCCGTACACGCATCTGTTCGTCGCGCTGGGCCGGGCCGAACTCGAGGGTGCCGGAGCCCTGGGGGCCGGTGACGCGGTCCGTTTCAGCGGCGGCGGCGGTCAGCGCCTGTCTGCGATCACGGCGGCCGAAGTGCTCATCTGGGCGATGGCAGCTCGCCTGGGCGGCTGACCCAGCGCACTCAGGGCATGTCCACCTTGGCGGCCAGCCAGCGCCCGTTCACCTTTTCCATGGTGATCACGATGCGACTGCGGTCGATCTGCACCTGTGGGCTGGCTTTGTTGCTCACCGCCTGATCGACGAACAGCAGCACCTCGACCTTGTT
It encodes:
- a CDS encoding alpha/beta hydrolase translates to MAVTRTERTFEGVRQVPIVYDTWTPPDAPRAVVVLAHGFGEHARRYDHVADRFGAAGLVTYALDHRGHARSGGRRVLCRDIAEYTADFHTLTGIAAREHPGVPRVVLGHSMGGAIVFSYGVDRPDDYQLMVLSGPAVGMADVVSPGLAWVAKALGVVAPGLPVEKLDSALVSRDPAVVAAYDADPLVHHGRVPAGVARALIKVGETMPTRAQALTAPLLVVHGEDDGLVPAAGSRRLAEHAGSSDVQLTVYPGLYHEVFNEPQRAQVLDEVVGWIDAHL
- a CDS encoding glucose 1-dehydrogenase, which codes for MGRVEGKVALISGGARGMGAAHTRALAAEGAKVVIGDVLEDEGNRLADELGADTARFVRLDVTQAEQWQAAVQTAVDAFGSLDVLVNNAGIAKYNALENFDLATWQQVLDVNLTGTMLGMHAAVAPMKAAGGGSIINISSVEGMRGTAGLYGYVASKWGVRGLAKAAAVELAPHNIRINSVLPGLIRTRMTIAIPDDSLQIPLGRGAKSAEVSTAVVFLASDESSYMTGSDLVIDGGLSAGIPHKTG
- a CDS encoding NDMA-dependent alcohol dehydrogenase translates to MKTKGALLWELNSPWRVDEIELGDPVEGEVQVRMHAAGMCHSDYHVTTGATPIGLPALGGHEGAGVITKVGKSVTGLEEGDHVVMAFIPACGACPPCMKGFRSLCDRGAVLLGGKAIADGTNRIHAGSHAVSPMNLLGTFAPYMTVHQDSVVKIDKDIPFQTAAIMGCAVPTGFGSATNVAEVKPGETVIIVGVGGIGMSALQGAVLSGARRVIAIDPVPFKRDQAVKFGATGVYPSMAEAIMPVMEETWGLMADKVIIAVGDMKGEYIEEAMTLTAKTGTCVVTGMGAMADADVKLNLFLFTMLQKTLKGNIFGGGSSHIETPRLAALYKSGLLKLDEMITTTYKLEDVNAGYQDMVDGKNIRGVITYDESDW
- a CDS encoding LppA family lipoprotein, whose product is MSQPYEPTPPSVAAEALDVLRSLPSFEETQTQVQAAMDEITTAASEVISSVSWETIHEGSGGRCERPYEQTDGKRYFLPNAIAQNVDVSEQAWAKLEKIAKEAAAKLDATEVQVMANQPGNHDVGFYGPTGLFIKIGYRGNLVVSGYTGCRLPRDKQ
- a CDS encoding putative alpha/beta hydrolase, which produces MSRPALAHLQIGDLIGQAGGDPWAIDDSLQAGSPTQINFLAKAFHSAAGSATAAEDAFQAAQEHFTQYNRENGEQPINDGAEVQRVKDGLHATNAQLGQIAADLGVIAATLAQARAASQANITALNANLIVLDARIGQCLELESQGHDYAAEIAQCRRLAQDDTATALHNGTVIRTTYAKTLQQGLTNLREKGGYDAADALDGFDADAPAPPPGPVPDDPQQFHDFWNSLTPGQKEWLYNSDNNIGNHPGMPCDPPDGLGYDHYNKRHLAEELARAQSAAAQAQALQNQHPDWAAGENIPRPNKPGAIFDDRVAYENWQRQYDAARDGSKYLADLQAVDSAVSASPDRKLMLLDTESGTQARAAIAVGDPDKATHVSVTAPGLNTTVHGSIGGMTEEATNLQQEALRQLGLTPGHATDSVSTIAWIGYDPPQVPGFDDKTASLSGIWGVAHDELARAGARDLARFYDGIQASHLGGPADLTAIGHSYGSLTTGLALQEAGDHGVSRALFYGSPGIAASTPEQLQLHAGQVYAMETPDDPIQWAYDARAVGQGIPILGTYLNNEFGDFGSNPATNPEFTRLATGAASVPDGHGGAIVLQEAHGHSDYPRFPDGGGIRTTNYNIAAVLAGLGDKAVRGN
- a CDS encoding pirin family protein; this encodes MTGLLDVRRAAERAATRTPWLTSRHSFSFNDYYDPDNTHHGLLLVNNDDLVAPSAGFDTHPHRDAEIVTWVLSGALSHRDSIGNAGVIHPGLAQRMSAGTGILHSERNESASEPVHFVQMWVMPDAPGREPAYQQREIGDALAGGRLVTVASGRDPDAMIGVGNADATFYAARLRPGDRIAVPDAPYTHLFVALGRAELEGAGALGAGDAVRFSGGGGQRLSAITAAEVLIWAMAARLGG